Below is a window of Arabidopsis thaliana chromosome 2, partial sequence DNA.
TTCTTTTAGCAAAATTTTCTAAAGAgaaatcttctttttgttcaacaTAGGTAAACAATGTGGGCGTACTTCGCGCAAAGCCAACAACAGAATATGTGGCAGACGATTTCACTTTTCATATCTCAACAAACTTGGAAGCTGCTTACCATTTTTGCCAACTTTCACATCCTCTCTTAAAGACTTCAGGCTATGGAAGCATCGTGTtcctttcctctgtttctgggGTTGTGTCAATAACTGACTGTGGATCACTTTATGGTCTAACAAAAGGTAACCACAATTACTACAAATCTGACTAATCAACAAAGAGTTTTTCACTTCCTTATTTTTTAGTGGTTTGTTGACTTCTTTTGTAGGAGCTCTAAATCAGCTAGCTAGAAATTTGGCATGTGAATGGGCAAAAGACGGCATAAGAGCCAATGCGGTTGCACCTAATGTTGTCAAGACTGCTCAGTCTCAATTcgtaagaaataaattttaattttttttttacgttttggtgttgttgttgtgaatttAACAACCTCAATTCCTCTTATTATCtctaaatttttgtttcttaaaagTTTCTTCAAGACGTCAGTAAAAAGGAGGGATTGTTTAGTAGAACTCCACTTGGTCGGTCTGGAGAGCCGAATGAAGTAGCATCACTAGTGGTCTTCTTGTGTCTTCCTGCAGCTTCTTATATCACAGGTCAAACCATTTGTATTGATGGAGGCCTCACGGTTTACGGTTTCTCCTCTCAACCACAGGCTTGAAAATGGTCTTGTCGTTTCTTGTCTGTTTAAATATTCTCTCCCTAATAAAATCTCTCATCACGCTATGAGTTTATGTCCCTTGTACAAAAACACACAATGTCAAATTGTTGCTCTTTAGTCTTGTAAGAGAAATGAGGGACTTATCTATATGAAGGATCAATTAAACTAgtactattttatttgtttggttaaacTATCCTTCTCTAATTATTGCAACTTATGTGTCTATATATGGATTAATGTCATAAGTACTAGATGGAATCAAAGATAACACTAAATAGCGTTAGTCATAGAATCATACTCACAAGAATGAGTCCTCTAAGTTCAATGGACCACTCCGAAGTCCATCATGAGAACAAGACCAATCAATAAAAATGTCCTTTTGTTATCTAAATTAGCAAGTGTACCAAATTTTGTTCACCATTCTAACTTataatttcagttttcttttgtgagtgaagttattgaaaaagaaaaataagaaagtatTGGTCAAAGATTTTGACAACAACAAGTTATTTTCTTGAGGAACCACCAACTTAGATATTTTAGTCATGTTCTCTGTTATAAGTCCTACTGCTACTACATAATGTTTCCACcacacataaaaaacaaactcaaTAATTCACACTTATCTGATCCACATTCATTGTATATAATCTTATGGCATTTCTGGTCATTTAGTCTCAAGCAAAATGGATAAGAGATGGAGTCTACAAGGTATGACTGCTCTTGTAACCGGTGCAGCCAGTGGAATCGGGTTCGTCTTAATTCTCTGTTCTCTATATCATGTTTTTGGctcattgttcttcttgtaTTTCTAAATTGTCAAGACTTAAAGGAATTTTTGTGTAGTGTAGGTATGCCATAGTAGAGGAGTTAGCAAGTTTTGGAGCTATAATCCATATATGTGACATCTCTGAAACTCTTCTCAGTCAAAGTTTAAGTGAATGGGAAAAGAAAGGGTTTCAAGTGAGTGGTTCAATCTGTGATGTAGCTTCTCGGCCCGATAGAGAAAAACTGATGCAAACCGTCTCCTCGCTGTTTGATGGCAAACTCAACATTCTTGTAAGTAAATGATCTTATAGGAAAAGGCGAAAAGCCAAGCATAGTTGTTTAAAGAGAGCTTCTTAACATAAATCTTATGGAAATGCCTAATCATATGTAGGTAAACAATGTTGGTGTAATACGTGGAAAGCCAACAACAGAATATGTGGCAGAGGATTTCTCTTACCACATCTCAACAAATTTGGAACCAGCTTTCCATTTTAGCCAGCTTTCACATCTTCTTTTAAAGGCTTCAGGATTTGGAAGCATCGTCTTTATGTCCTCTGCTACAGGGGTTGTATCAGTTCAATGTGGATCCATTTATAGTCTAACTAAAGGTAACCAAAGTTGCTACTAGAGGTAGTTCATTGCAAGACTGACtaatcaaatatgttttttttttaaattgctTTTTTCTGTTGATTTATTTTACAGGAGCTTTGAACCAGTTAACTAGAAATTTAGCATGTGAATGGGCAAAAGACGGCATAAGAGCCAATGCTGTTGCACCTAATGTTGTCAAGACTCCTTTGTCTCAATctgtaatataaaaaaagtcaacatttacattttagtttttattttttatgtgaatGTAACAATCTCAATTATATTCCTCTAATTAATTCTCAATTGTGTGTTCTTGAAGTATCTCGAGGACGTCGGTTTCAAGGAGGCATTGTTCAGTAGAACTCCACTTGGTCGCGCTGGAGAGCCGAATGAAGTTGCATCACTAGTGGTCTTCTTGTGTCTACCAGCAGCTTCTTATATTACTGGTCAAACCATTTGTATTGATGGTGGTTTCACTGTTAATGCCTTCTCTTATAAGCCACAGGCTTGATAATGGCCTTGTTGTGTTTTGTCTAAATGTCTTATGCAAAACTATGCTCAATCAACTTTTGTGGGATTGGATTTTAATTGTGGTTCGGTATGTGGTTCATATCTTTGTCACGAGAGAGAAACACATGCAAATCGCCTAAATTATATGTGTGGCAAGCTCAACATTCTTTTATGtaaatcataatttaaagAAACTAAGCATACAATGGGTTAAGCTGGCTTTAAGTATTTGAACAAGAAGATGTTTCTGATAACAAAGAGTAAGCCAAAAGCAGATCACAACATGCTTTAAAATCCCTATGAAATAATTGGAGAAATGTCACAAAccatctttatatatataattcaaaggTGAACGCAAAAGCTTGATAGTTCTTTCCTTTATTGTCTGTTTCACTAAAGATATCATTACAAATTAAGTCAAGATCCATCATCTCTTACATCACTATTTGTCACACGAAAAGTATGAGAGAAACATTTTCCTATTTGCTTGCCATTATAATAAGCTTCATATAGGGAAGGAAGCAAGGAAAAAATgagataaagagaaaagaatgAGTATTGGGGGAAGTAGTATAGTAGTAGAGAGTCGTAGAAGAGTTATCTTCTAAGGTCATTAGTGATGAAGAGTTCATAGTTAGTTTACTTTGTTCAAGGTGGATAAGCAATAGGGTTTAGGCCTTTGTTATTATCAGACTTCTACTTTTGGAAGACACTAAAAAGTTGTTATCTAGCCATAAGAAAGTTTTGGCCAAAGGTTTTGACTACAAAATGTCATTTTTGCCGGGGCCACTAACttagatatttttgtaatgttcTCTCTTACGGCTACATAATATTTCCACCACACATACAAAAACATACTCCACACTTATCTGATCCATATtcattgtatatatagtttgtggCATTTCTGGTATATGGTCACTAGAAAAATGGACAAAAGATTATGGAGTCTTCAAGGTATGACTGCTCTTGTGACCGGTGCAGCCAGCGGAATCGGGTTCGTAGTTCTTCTCTATTCTCTTAAGTTTATGTTCTGCTTCGATATAACAACCTGAATGGTCAAGATTACATGGAATTCATATTTGTGGAATGTTTTAGTTATGCCATAGTAGAAGAGTTAGCTGGTTTTGGAGCTAAAATCCACATATGTGACATATCCAAAACTTTGCTCAATCAAAGTTTAAGCGAATGGGAAAATAAAGGGTTTCAAGTGAGTGGTTCAGTATGTGATGTAACCTCTCATCCTGAGAGAGAAAAACTGATGCAAACCGTCTCCTCGATTTTCGATGGCAAACTCAACATTCTTGTAAGTGAATGATCTTTATATAGAAACAACTAAGCAAactctacaaaacaaaaagataactTAAGAGAGAATTTTTGTTCAACATAGGTAAATAACGTGGGGGTACTTCGCGGAAAGCCAACAAC
It encodes the following:
- a CDS encoding NAD(P)-binding Rossmann-fold superfamily protein (NAD(P)-binding Rossmann-fold superfamily protein; FUNCTIONS IN: oxidoreductase activity, binding, catalytic activity; INVOLVED IN: oxidation reduction, metabolic process; LOCATED IN: endomembrane system; EXPRESSED IN: 12 plant structures; EXPRESSED DURING: 8 growth stages; CONTAINS InterPro DOMAIN/s: NAD(P)-binding domain (InterPro:IPR016040), Glucose/ribitol dehydrogenase (InterPro:IPR002347), Short-chain dehydrogenase/reductase SDR (InterPro:IPR002198); BEST Arabidopsis thaliana protein match is: NAD(P)-binding Rossmann-fold superfamily protein (TAIR:AT2G29320.1).), with the translated sequence MDKRWSLQGMTALVTGAASGIGYAIVEELAGFGARIHVCDISETLLNQSLREWEKKGFQVSGSVCDVTSRPEREKLMQTVSSLFDGKLNILVNNVGVLRAKPTTEYVADDFTFHISTNLEAAYHFCQLSHPLLKTSGYGSIVFLSSVSGVVSITDCGSLYGLTKGALNQLARNLACEWAKDGIRANAVAPNVVKTAQSQFFLQDVSKKEGLFSRTPLGRSGEPNEVASLVVFLCLPAASYITGQTICIDGGLTYYFICLVKLSFSNYCNLCVYIWINVISTRWNQR
- a CDS encoding NAD(P)-binding Rossmann-fold superfamily protein (NAD(P)-binding Rossmann-fold superfamily protein; FUNCTIONS IN: oxidoreductase activity, binding, catalytic activity; INVOLVED IN: oxidation reduction, metabolic process; EXPRESSED IN: 22 plant structures; EXPRESSED DURING: 13 growth stages; CONTAINS InterPro DOMAIN/s: NAD(P)-binding domain (InterPro:IPR016040), Glucose/ribitol dehydrogenase (InterPro:IPR002347), Short-chain dehydrogenase/reductase SDR (InterPro:IPR002198); BEST Arabidopsis thaliana protein match is: NAD(P)-binding Rossmann-fold superfamily protein (TAIR:AT2G29320.1).): MESTRYDCSCNRCSQWNRCRYAIVEELASFGAIIHICDISETLLSQSLSEWEKKGFQVSGSICDVASRPDREKLMQTVSSLFDGKLNILVNNVGVIRGKPTTEYVAEDFSYHISTNLEPAFHFSQLSHLLLKASGFGSIVFMSSATGVVSVQCGSIYSLTKGALNQLTRNLACEWAKDGIRANAVAPNVVKTPLSQSYLEDVGFKEALFSRTPLGRAGEPNEVASLVVFLCLPAASYITGQTICIDGGFTVNAFSYKPQA
- a CDS encoding NAD(P)-binding Rossmann-fold superfamily protein (NAD(P)-binding Rossmann-fold superfamily protein; FUNCTIONS IN: oxidoreductase activity, binding, catalytic activity; INVOLVED IN: oxidation reduction, metabolic process; LOCATED IN: endomembrane system; EXPRESSED IN: 22 plant structures; EXPRESSED DURING: 13 growth stages; CONTAINS InterPro DOMAIN/s: NAD(P)-binding domain (InterPro:IPR016040), Glucose/ribitol dehydrogenase (InterPro:IPR002347), Short-chain dehydrogenase/reductase SDR (InterPro:IPR002198); BEST Arabidopsis thaliana protein match is: NAD(P)-binding Rossmann-fold superfamily protein (TAIR:AT2G29320.1); Has 114765 Blast hits to 114570 proteins in 3512 species: Archae - 969; Bacteria - 75949; Metazoa - 4618; Fungi - 5616; Plants - 2449; Viruses - 5; Other Eukaryotes - 25159 (source: NCBI BLink).), translating into MDKRWSLQGMTALVTGAASGIGYAIVEELASFGAIIHICDISETLLSQSLSEWEKKGFQVSGSICDVASRPDREKLMQTVSSLFDGKLNILVNNVGVIRGKPTTEYVAEDFSYHISTNLEPAFHFSQLSHLLLKASGFGSIVFMSSATGVVSVQCGSIYSLTKGALNQLTRNLACEWAKDGIRANAVAPNVVKTPLSQSYLEDVGFKEALFSRTPLGRAGEPNEVASLVVFLCLPAASYITGQTICIDGGFTVNAFSYKPQA
- a CDS encoding NAD(P)-binding Rossmann-fold superfamily protein, translating into MDKRWSLQGMTALVTGAASGIGYAIVEELASFGAIIHICDISETLLSQSLSEWEKKGFQVSGSICDVASRPDREKLMQTVSSLFDGKLNILVNNVGVIRGKPTTEYVAEDFSYHISTNLEPAFHFSQLSHLLLKASGFGSIVFMSSATGVVSVQCGSIYSLTKGALNQLTRNLACEWAKDGIRANAVAPNVVKTPLSQSVI
- a CDS encoding NAD(P)-binding Rossmann-fold superfamily protein, giving the protein MVTRKMDKRLWSLQGMTALVTGAASGIGYAIVEELAGFGAKIHICDISKTLLNQSLSEWENKGFQVSGSVCDVTSHPEREKLMQTVSSIFDGKLNILVNNVGVLRGKPTTEYVADDFTFHISTNLEAAYHFCQLSHPLLKASGYGSIVFLSSVAGVVSLIDCGSIYGLTKGALNQLARNLACEWAKDGIRANAVAPNVVKTAQSQSVK
- a CDS encoding NAD(P)-binding Rossmann-fold superfamily protein yields the protein MESTRYDCSCNRCSQWNRCRYAIVEELASFGAIIHICDISETLLSQSLSEWEKKGFQVSGSICDVASRPDREKLMQTVSSLFDGKLNILVNNVGVIRGKPTTEYVAEDFSYHISTNLEPAFHFSQLSHLLLKASGFGSIVFMSSATGVVSVQCGSIYSLTKGALNQLTRNLACEWAKDGIRANAVAPNVVKTPLSQSVI
- a CDS encoding NAD(P)-binding Rossmann-fold superfamily protein (NAD(P)-binding Rossmann-fold superfamily protein; FUNCTIONS IN: oxidoreductase activity, binding, catalytic activity; INVOLVED IN: oxidation reduction, metabolic process; LOCATED IN: endomembrane system; EXPRESSED IN: 12 plant structures; EXPRESSED DURING: 8 growth stages; CONTAINS InterPro DOMAIN/s: NAD(P)-binding domain (InterPro:IPR016040), Glucose/ribitol dehydrogenase (InterPro:IPR002347), Short-chain dehydrogenase/reductase SDR (InterPro:IPR002198); BEST Arabidopsis thaliana protein match is: NAD(P)-binding Rossmann-fold superfamily protein (TAIR:AT2G29320.1); Has 115593 Blast hits to 115382 proteins in 3526 species: Archae - 976; Bacteria - 76632; Metazoa - 4641; Fungi - 5649; Plants - 2506; Viruses - 5; Other Eukaryotes - 25184 (source: NCBI BLink).), with amino-acid sequence MDKRWSLQGMTALVTGAASGIGYAIVEELAGFGARIHVCDISETLLNQSLREWEKKGFQVSGSVCDVTSRPEREKLMQTVSSLFDGKLNILVNNVGVLRAKPTTEYVADDFTFHISTNLEAAYHFCQLSHPLLKTSGYGSIVFLSSVSGVVSITDCGSLYGLTKGALNQLARNLACEWAKDGIRANAVAPNVVKTAQSQFFLQDVSKKEGLFSRTPLGRSGEPNEVASLVVFLCLPAASYITGQTICIDGGLTVYGFSSQPQA